TTAGGCAGTACATGTTCTTTTACATTTTCCTCAGACAATAAATCCATACAAAAACTCCTTAAAAAGTTCTTCCCTTATAATAATATTAGAAAGTTTTTTACAATATACGTTCCTTGTTAAAAAAGCAATCTTAAATAATAAAGTTTAGGAGATGATTTATATGAATATAAGACAAAAGATAGAAGATAAAGAAAAGTTGATGTTAATAAAAGAAGCTGCTCTTTCTTCTAACAGCAAGGGAAGAAAGATAAATGAAGAAAAAGACAATATTAGAACTGATTATATGATAGATAGAGATAGAATAATACATAGTAAGTCTTTTAGGAGACTTAAACATAAAACTCAGGTATATATAAAAACTCAAGGGGATCATTATAGAACCAGGCTTACCCATACATTGGAAGTAAATCAAATAGGTAAAAGCATAGGAAAAGGTATAGGATTAAATGAAGATCTAATAGAAGCCATAGCAATGGGACATGATATAGGTCATGTAGCTTTTGCCCACAGCGGAGAAGAATTATTAAATAAACTTTTGCCTAGAGGATTTAATCACAGTGAAAATAGTGTACGTGTACTTACAAAAATAGAAAAACTAGGTTTAGGATTGAACTTAACTGAAGAAGTTTTAGATGGAATATTAAATCACAGTGGCTTTTCAAATAAGTCAAAAGCTATGACATTAGAGGGACAGGTAGTTAGGTATAGTGATAAAATAGCCTATATAAATCATGATATAGATGATTCTATAAGAGCAGGACTGTTAGAAAATGAACAGATTCCTTCATATTCAGTAAAAATACTAGGAAATACTAATAGTGAAAGAATAGATACACTTGTGAAAGATTGCATTTACACTACTATAGAAAACATTGAAAAAGGAGTGAGAGAGGTATCTCTAAGTGAGGAAGTATTTGAAGCCTTAAACATACTAAGAGAATTTATGTTTGAAAAAATCTATAGAGGTAATATACTTGAGGATGAAAGAAATAAAGCTAAATTTGTACTAGAACAAGTATTTAATTATTTTTTAAAGAATCCAGATAAAATGCCTGAATTTTATGTAAGCATTGTTGAGAATGAAGGACTTTATAGGGGAGTATCAGATTATATAGCTGGTATGAGTGACGACTATTGTATTATGCAGTTTAATAACATATATATGCCTAAATTTGTTATATATTGAAGAATAATTTTTACTATTATATGGGTAAAATACGAATATAAATATAATAAGACTAATTTATATATATTAAATAAATAATTAATTTAATATTAAATTAATTATTTATTTTCACAGAAGGATATTTAATTTTTATAAAGAATATATTATATATAATATATTTTCATTAAAAAAAGAAAAATATTTATTTTTAAGGAAGGAATATAGTAATTTATGTCGAATATATTTATTCTTGAGCGTAATAATTTAAGATAGGGGGGGAATTTAGTGATATCGGAAGATGTCATTCAAAGAATCAAAGAGGAAAATGACATAGTAGATGTAATATCTGAAAAGGTAAAGCTAAAAAGATCAGGTAGGAACTATTTGGGGCTATGTCCCTTTCATAATGAAAAAACTCCCTCTTTTAGTGTATCTAGAGATAAGCAAATATATAAATGTTTTGGATGTGGAGAAGCAGGCAATGTAATAACTTTTATAATGAAGTCACAAAATTTAAACTTTTTAGAAGCAATAGAATTGTTGGCAGATAGAGTAAATATAGATATAGACTTAAGTAAGAATAAAAATAATAGAAAAAGTACATTTGAGAATTTATATAAATTAAATGTAGAGGCAGCTAGATATTTTTTTTATTCTCTAAATAAAAATAAATCCGCTAAATCATATCTATTAAACCGGGGCATAACGGAACATACCATAATAAAATTTGGTCTTGGATATTCTAATGATAGTTGGAATCATATGATGAATTTTTTAAAAGATAAAGGATTTACAGAGTTAGATATGCTTTCAAATGGACTTATAATTAAGAGTGAAAAAGGAAATTATTATGATAGATTTAGAAATAGAATAATGTTTCCAGTATTTGACTATAGGGGAAAAATAATAGGATTTGGAGGTAGGGTATTAGACAATTCAAAGCCCAAATATTTAAATTCACCAGAAACTCCTTTATTTAAAAAAGGTGTAAATCTCTACGGGTTAAATTTTGCTATAAAAAGCAATACATCTAGGACTCTCATAATTGTAGAAGGGTACATGGACTGTATAGCTCTCCATCAATATGGTATAAAAAATGTTGTAGCTTCTTTAGGAACAGCTCTCACTGTAAATCAGGCAAAGCTCATGGCAAGATATGTAGATAAAGTAATATTATCCTATGATGCGGATAAGGCAGGTGAAATAGCTACATTAAGAAGTATGAGTATACTTAAAAATGTAGGTTTAGAGGTGAAGATTCTATCTATACCTCAGGGAAAA
This genomic interval from Clostridium kluyveri contains the following:
- the dnaG gene encoding DNA primase; its protein translation is MISEDVIQRIKEENDIVDVISEKVKLKRSGRNYLGLCPFHNEKTPSFSVSRDKQIYKCFGCGEAGNVITFIMKSQNLNFLEAIELLADRVNIDIDLSKNKNNRKSTFENLYKLNVEAARYFFYSLNKNKSAKSYLLNRGITEHTIIKFGLGYSNDSWNHMMNFLKDKGFTELDMLSNGLIIKSEKGNYYDRFRNRIMFPVFDYRGKIIGFGGRVLDNSKPKYLNSPETPLFKKGVNLYGLNFAIKSNTSRTLIIVEGYMDCIALHQYGIKNVVASLGTALTVNQAKLMARYVDKVILSYDADKAGEIATLRSMSILKNVGLEVKILSIPQGKDPDEFIRNNGRESFLELIQEADDLIDYRIKNIKKNIDFNNSQDIAKYTEKVLKILVELNPIEREIHIKKLWEDTGIKEQILHDMLNINVQKNVKKDVNMNIDMGFGQKLYLEPAYLKAERAFLKLILENDEAFKYSLNEIGNDELILESHKKIYEYIIENMKYDDAQKRKKYIELKCIDIDTSKEWINIMETEVQYDNEEWMNMLHNFTNKIKKYKLEEYKKNIIGKIKEYESKGNLEESLKFAQQLMGIQKRIGEIQ
- a CDS encoding deoxyguanosinetriphosphate triphosphohydrolase — its product is MNIRQKIEDKEKLMLIKEAALSSNSKGRKINEEKDNIRTDYMIDRDRIIHSKSFRRLKHKTQVYIKTQGDHYRTRLTHTLEVNQIGKSIGKGIGLNEDLIEAIAMGHDIGHVAFAHSGEELLNKLLPRGFNHSENSVRVLTKIEKLGLGLNLTEEVLDGILNHSGFSNKSKAMTLEGQVVRYSDKIAYINHDIDDSIRAGLLENEQIPSYSVKILGNTNSERIDTLVKDCIYTTIENIEKGVREVSLSEEVFEALNILREFMFEKIYRGNILEDERNKAKFVLEQVFNYFLKNPDKMPEFYVSIVENEGLYRGVSDYIAGMSDDYCIMQFNNIYMPKFVIY